Proteins encoded within one genomic window of Guyparkeria hydrothermalis:
- a CDS encoding iron-siderophore ABC transporter substrate-binding protein: MGGSLVRHAVRRWVITLVAWLATTSVVAATPDGAPRIATLDWTIAETLIALDARLVGLAQIDGYAAWVGEPAVPTSVLDLGLRAQPNLEQLAGLAPDRLALSPMFAGLAPRLETIAPVTTFSLYGPDAETWPAIRRLTRELGAFADREREAEALIARSEAKIDQLAQRLPAGTPPLIVVQFMDSRHVRVFGENGLYHAVLERLGLENGWTGETNRWGFSLVGLESLARLDGRLVVVRPYPVGVARSLADSALWTRLSSRSHGEVIELDPVWSFGALPSATRFAEALVEALDAD, from the coding sequence ATGGGTGGCTCGCTGGTTCGTCACGCCGTGCGGCGGTGGGTGATCACGCTCGTGGCATGGCTTGCCACGACGAGTGTCGTCGCGGCCACGCCGGACGGGGCGCCGCGGATTGCGACGCTCGACTGGACCATTGCCGAGACCCTGATCGCGCTCGACGCCCGCCTGGTTGGGCTTGCCCAGATCGACGGCTACGCCGCCTGGGTCGGTGAACCGGCGGTGCCCACCAGCGTGCTGGACCTCGGTCTGCGGGCGCAACCGAATCTCGAGCAGCTGGCCGGGCTGGCGCCGGACCGGCTCGCGCTGTCCCCGATGTTCGCTGGTCTCGCGCCGCGACTGGAGACGATCGCCCCGGTCACCACCTTCTCTCTCTATGGTCCGGATGCCGAGACGTGGCCGGCGATCCGGCGCCTGACGCGTGAGTTGGGTGCCTTTGCCGACCGCGAGCGGGAAGCCGAGGCGCTGATCGCGCGCTCGGAGGCCAAGATCGATCAACTGGCGCAACGCCTGCCCGCCGGGACCCCGCCGCTGATCGTGGTGCAGTTCATGGATTCGCGCCACGTACGCGTGTTCGGCGAGAACGGGCTGTATCACGCGGTGCTCGAGCGGCTGGGGCTCGAGAACGGCTGGACGGGGGAAACCAATCGCTGGGGCTTCTCGCTGGTCGGGCTGGAATCCCTGGCGCGACTGGACGGTCGGCTGGTGGTGGTGCGGCCGTACCCCGTCGGCGTAGCCCGGTCGCTGGCCGACAGTGCGCTCTGGACGCGGCTGTCCAGCCGGTCGCACGGCGAAGTGATCGAGCTCGATCCGGTCTGGAGTTTCGGTGCCTTGCCCTCGGCGACCCGTTTCGCCGAGGCGCTGGTGGAGGCGCTCGATGCGGACTGA